Proteins co-encoded in one Verrucomicrobiota bacterium JB022 genomic window:
- the rpsG gene encoding 30S ribosomal protein S7 produces MSRRRRAEKRELIPDPRYNSPLVSQLINVTMLDGKKSVALKIVYGAFERVSEELQKGDPVDLMLGALENIRPKLEVKSRRVGGATYQVPLEISFERQTSLALRWLVDAARSRRGPMRENLAAELIDAYNNTGTVVKKKDDTHKMAQANRAFAHLRW; encoded by the coding sequence ATGTCACGTCGTCGCCGCGCCGAAAAACGCGAACTCATTCCTGACCCGCGCTACAACAGCCCGCTCGTCAGCCAGTTGATCAACGTCACCATGCTCGACGGCAAGAAGTCCGTCGCGCTCAAAATCGTTTACGGCGCTTTCGAGCGTGTGAGTGAAGAGCTGCAAAAGGGTGACCCTGTGGACCTCATGTTGGGTGCCCTGGAAAACATCCGCCCCAAGCTGGAGGTCAAAAGCCGCCGCGTGGGTGGTGCTACCTATCAGGTGCCGCTGGAAATCTCTTTCGAACGCCAGACCAGCCTTGCGCTGCGTTGGCTCGTGGACGCTGCTCGCAGCCGCCGTGGCCCGATGCGCGAAAACCTGGCCGCTGAACTCATCGACGCCTACAACAACACCGGCACCGTGGTGAAGAAGAAGGACGACACGCACAAGATGGCCCAGGCCAATCGCGCGTTCGCCCACCTGCGCTGGTAG
- the rpsL gene encoding 30S ribosomal protein S12, which produces MPTINQLVRKPRVLQKEKSKSPALKSCPFRRGVCTQVMTRTPKKPNSAIRKVAKVRLTSGYEVIAYIPDEGHSLQEHSVVLVRGGRVKDLPGVRYHIVRGTLDCTGVDSRRRSRSKYGVKRPKPGAAPATKGKKK; this is translated from the coding sequence ATGCCCACCATTAACCAACTCGTCCGCAAGCCGCGCGTCTTGCAGAAGGAGAAGAGCAAGAGCCCCGCACTGAAGTCTTGCCCCTTCCGTCGTGGCGTCTGCACCCAGGTGATGACCCGCACCCCCAAGAAGCCGAACTCCGCTATCCGCAAGGTGGCGAAGGTTCGCCTGACCTCCGGCTACGAAGTGATCGCCTATATTCCCGATGAAGGTCACAGCCTGCAGGAGCACAGTGTCGTGTTGGTCCGCGGTGGCCGTGTGAAGGACTTGCCCGGTGTTCGCTATCACATTGTTCGCGGCACGCTCGACTGCACGGGCGTCGATAGCCGCCGTCGTAGCCGTTCCAAGTACGGCGTCAAGCGTCCCAAGCCCGGTGCCGCTCCGGCCACCAAGGGCAAGAAGAAGTAA
- the rpoC gene encoding DNA-directed RNA polymerase subunit beta', whose amino-acid sequence MSSTTDEIQNREIRDLLGFEKDQSFDQVSISIASPDTIRQWSRGEVKNPETINYRTFKPEPGGLFCQRIFGPVRDYECACGKYKRIKYKGVICDRCGVEVTISRVRRERMGHIELAVPCSHIWFLKSMPSRLGLLLDLTARNLERVIYYENYIVTDPGKTPLEEKQLLSEQDYQAAVDEYGEDAFEAEMGAGALRKVLERLDMQAEVDLLYEQMGNTRSKQIKKKLSKRLKVLQGFIQSESRPEWMVLEVLPVIPPDLRPLVPLEGGRFATSDLNDLYRRVINRNNRLKNLLMLKTPDVIIHNEKRMLQESVDALFDNGRHGRAVTGAGNRPLKSLSDMLKGKQGRFRQNLLGKRVDYSGRSVIVIGPDLKLHQCGLPKKMALVLFEPFIIRRLKELGFVHTVRGARKMIEKRSPEVWDILEEVTKGHPVLLNRAPTLHRLSIQAFEPTLIEGDAIRLHPLVCSPYNADFDGDQMAVHVPLSLEAILEAKLLMLSTNNIFSPSSGDPILTPSQDVVLGSYYLTLEPRFEPEDESKLPLFNDATEVLLAEADGVVFKHDWIRMKNPDYGRDTVHGKKDKKVIVTTPGRVLFSTIWPEILGFINFAVPKKKLGSLINDTYQHAGKEESILLLDRLKELGFRIATIAGISIGMEDMIIPPEKPDIVKRARDRIAEVAEQYRRGIITGGERYNKVIDIWTGATDEIAKAVFDQLNRNNGKKEVNPVFLMMDSGARGNKQQVRQLCGTRGLMAKPSGEIIERPILSSFREGLTVLEYFISTHGARKGLADTALKTADAGYLTRKLCDVAMDIIITEGDCGNRDGIWKHAIYEGDDEIVPLRDRITGRCSSNDIPNPLNPDELLAASGQLITAPMARRIEEMGIERVKIMSPLTHSRKNRLSAKAYGINPATNAVVEVGTAVGIIAAQSIGEPGTQLTMRTFHIGGIASALSQSAEIRVRHSGIVRFSGLRLVEVNNGAALVVLNKTGQVTIVDEKDRELENYNIPAGAVLGINDGDRIESGATLVQWDPFNVPILSEKEGLVRFRDMIPGVTVKRDVDPSSGRIATMVVEHREDLSPQVEVVDANGKLLATYAIPTGATVSVNEGDEIAAGSLLAKTPRQASKTQDITGGLPRVAELFEARRPKEAAEMAKIEGIVSMGGSVRGKKRLMVTDQETGQEEEHLIPHGKHIIVQPGDIVRKGQHITEGAADPHEILEILGPSAVQEYILSEIQKVYRMQGVTINDKHIELIISQMLRKVRITDPGDGDFFWGEQIDRETFLDENRRLEEAGGQPAEGEPIMLGITKASVETESFISAASFQETTRVLTEAATLGKIDKLEGFKENVIMGHLIPAGTGLPRYRRLKINTIGAAIPEEDVI is encoded by the coding sequence ATGAGTTCCACGACCGACGAAATTCAGAATCGCGAGATCCGCGACCTTCTCGGCTTCGAGAAGGACCAGTCGTTCGACCAGGTCAGCATCAGCATCGCTTCGCCCGACACGATCCGCCAGTGGTCGCGCGGCGAGGTGAAGAACCCGGAAACGATCAACTACCGCACTTTCAAGCCTGAGCCCGGCGGCCTCTTCTGCCAGCGCATCTTCGGGCCGGTGCGGGACTACGAGTGCGCCTGCGGTAAGTACAAGCGCATCAAGTACAAGGGTGTCATTTGCGACCGTTGCGGTGTCGAAGTCACGATCAGCCGCGTGCGCCGCGAGCGCATGGGCCACATCGAGCTCGCCGTGCCTTGCTCCCACATCTGGTTCCTCAAGAGCATGCCGAGCCGCCTCGGCCTCCTGCTCGACTTGACCGCGCGTAACCTCGAGCGCGTGATCTATTACGAAAACTACATCGTAACGGATCCGGGCAAGACGCCGCTGGAAGAGAAGCAGCTGCTGAGCGAGCAGGACTACCAGGCCGCCGTCGACGAGTATGGCGAAGACGCTTTCGAGGCCGAGATGGGTGCCGGCGCGCTGCGCAAGGTGCTCGAACGCCTCGACATGCAGGCCGAAGTCGACCTGCTCTACGAGCAAATGGGCAACACCCGCTCGAAGCAGATCAAGAAGAAGCTCTCCAAGCGCCTCAAGGTGCTGCAAGGCTTCATCCAGTCCGAGAGCCGCCCCGAGTGGATGGTGCTCGAAGTGCTGCCCGTGATCCCGCCGGACCTGCGCCCGCTCGTCCCGCTGGAAGGCGGCCGCTTCGCCACCTCCGACCTCAACGACCTTTACCGCCGCGTCATCAACCGGAACAACCGCCTCAAGAACCTCTTGATGCTGAAGACGCCGGACGTGATCATCCATAACGAAAAGCGCATGCTGCAGGAGTCTGTGGACGCGCTCTTCGACAATGGACGCCACGGCCGCGCCGTCACCGGTGCCGGCAATCGCCCCCTCAAGTCTCTCAGCGACATGCTGAAGGGCAAGCAGGGCCGCTTCCGTCAAAACCTGCTCGGTAAGCGCGTGGACTACTCCGGCCGTTCCGTGATCGTGATCGGTCCGGACCTGAAGCTCCACCAGTGCGGTCTGCCCAAGAAGATGGCGCTCGTGCTGTTCGAGCCGTTCATCATCCGCCGCCTCAAGGAGCTGGGCTTCGTCCACACCGTACGTGGCGCGCGCAAGATGATCGAAAAGCGCAGCCCCGAAGTGTGGGACATCCTGGAAGAAGTGACGAAGGGCCACCCGGTGCTGCTCAACCGCGCGCCAACGCTCCACCGCCTTTCCATCCAGGCCTTCGAGCCCACCCTGATCGAGGGTGACGCCATCCGCCTGCACCCGCTCGTTTGCTCGCCTTACAACGCGGACTTCGACGGTGACCAGATGGCCGTGCACGTGCCGCTCTCGCTCGAGGCCATCCTCGAGGCGAAGCTGCTCATGCTCTCGACCAACAACATCTTCTCGCCCTCCAGCGGTGACCCGATCCTCACGCCGTCGCAGGACGTCGTGCTCGGCTCGTACTACCTCACGCTGGAGCCCCGCTTCGAGCCGGAAGACGAGAGCAAGCTGCCCCTCTTCAACGACGCGACCGAAGTGTTGCTCGCGGAGGCCGACGGCGTGGTGTTCAAGCACGACTGGATCCGGATGAAGAACCCGGACTACGGTCGCGACACCGTGCACGGCAAGAAGGACAAGAAGGTCATCGTCACGACTCCTGGCCGCGTGCTCTTCAGCACCATCTGGCCGGAGATCCTCGGCTTCATCAACTTTGCCGTGCCGAAGAAGAAGCTCGGTAGCCTGATCAACGACACCTACCAGCATGCTGGCAAGGAAGAGTCGATCCTGCTGCTCGACCGCCTCAAGGAGCTCGGCTTCCGCATCGCCACCATCGCCGGTATCTCCATCGGCATGGAAGACATGATCATCCCGCCGGAAAAGCCCGACATCGTGAAGCGTGCGCGCGATCGCATCGCCGAGGTGGCCGAGCAATACCGCCGCGGTATCATCACCGGAGGCGAGCGCTACAACAAGGTGATCGACATCTGGACGGGTGCGACCGACGAAATTGCCAAGGCGGTGTTCGATCAATTGAACCGCAACAACGGCAAGAAGGAAGTCAACCCGGTGTTCCTTATGATGGATTCCGGCGCGCGGGGTAACAAGCAACAGGTCCGCCAGCTGTGCGGTACCCGTGGTTTGATGGCCAAGCCCTCCGGCGAAATCATCGAACGCCCGATTCTGTCGTCCTTCCGCGAAGGCCTCACGGTGCTCGAGTACTTCATCTCGACCCACGGCGCCCGTAAGGGTCTGGCCGACACCGCGCTGAAGACGGCCGACGCCGGTTACCTGACCCGTAAGCTTTGCGACGTGGCGATGGACATCATCATCACCGAAGGCGACTGCGGTAACCGCGACGGCATCTGGAAGCACGCCATCTATGAGGGCGACGACGAAATCGTGCCGCTGCGCGACCGTATCACCGGCCGCTGCTCCAGCAACGACATTCCCAACCCGCTCAACCCGGACGAGCTGCTCGCCGCCAGCGGCCAGCTGATCACCGCCCCGATGGCCCGCCGCATCGAGGAAATGGGCATCGAGCGCGTCAAGATCATGTCGCCGCTCACCCACTCCCGCAAGAACCGCCTCTCGGCCAAGGCCTACGGCATCAACCCGGCGACCAACGCCGTGGTCGAAGTCGGCACCGCCGTCGGTATCATTGCGGCTCAGTCGATCGGTGAGCCCGGCACGCAGCTGACGATGCGTACCTTCCACATCGGTGGTATCGCCTCCGCGCTTTCGCAATCCGCCGAGATCCGCGTGCGCCACTCCGGTATCGTCCGTTTCTCCGGCCTGCGCCTCGTCGAGGTGAACAACGGCGCCGCCCTCGTGGTGCTCAACAAGACCGGTCAGGTGACGATCGTGGACGAGAAGGACCGCGAGCTGGAAAACTACAACATTCCGGCCGGTGCTGTGCTCGGCATCAACGATGGCGACCGCATTGAAAGCGGCGCGACCCTCGTCCAGTGGGACCCGTTCAACGTGCCGATTCTTTCCGAAAAGGAAGGTCTCGTCCGCTTCCGCGACATGATCCCGGGCGTGACGGTCAAGCGCGACGTCGACCCCTCCAGCGGCCGTATCGCCACCATGGTGGTCGAACACCGCGAAGACCTCAGCCCGCAAGTCGAAGTGGTGGACGCCAACGGCAAGCTGCTCGCGACCTACGCCATTCCGACCGGTGCTACCGTGTCCGTCAATGAAGGCGACGAAATCGCGGCCGGTTCGCTCCTCGCCAAGACGCCTCGCCAGGCGTCCAAGACGCAGGACATTACCGGTGGTCTGCCCCGTGTGGCCGAGCTCTTCGAAGCCCGCCGCCCGAAGGAAGCCGCCGAAATGGCCAAGATCGAAGGCATTGTCTCCATGGGAGGCAGCGTCCGCGGCAAGAAGCGCCTGATGGTGACCGACCAGGAAACCGGGCAGGAAGAGGAACACCTCATCCCGCACGGCAAGCACATCATCGTGCAACCGGGCGACATCGTGCGCAAGGGCCAGCATATTACCGAAGGCGCGGCCGACCCGCACGAAATCCTCGAGATTCTCGGGCCGTCCGCCGTGCAGGAATACATCCTCAGCGAGATCCAAAAGGTCTACCGCATGCAGGGTGTGACGATTAACGACAAGCACATCGAGCTGATCATCAGCCAGATGCTCCGCAAGGTCCGCATCACCGATCCGGGTGACGGCGACTTCTTCTGGGGCGAGCAGATCGATCGCGAGACGTTCCTCGACGAAAACCGTCGCCTCGAAGAGGCCGGTGGTCAGCCCGCCGAAGGCGAGCCGATCATGCTCGGCATCACCAAGGCCTCCGTCGAGACCGAGTCGTTCATCTCCGCCGCTTCCTTCCAGGAGACCACCCGCGTCCTCACCGAAGCCGCCACGCTTGGCAAGATCGACAAGCTCGAAGGCTTCAAGGAGAACGTGATCATGGGTCACCTCATCCCGGCCGGCACCGGCCTGCCGCGTTACCGCCGCCTCAAGATCAACACGATCGGCGCGGCCATCCCCGAAGAGGACGTCATCTAG
- the rpoB gene encoding DNA-directed RNA polymerase subunit beta: MSDRINFGKLKEVISPPNLIQIQANSFKEFLQAELPVAQRQHVGLEAVLREVFPIESYDGRCSLEYVSYNVTPPKMTEMEAIREGVSFSTSLYVKLRLREEEAIKDEEIYMGELPMITERGSFIINGAERVIVSQLHRSPGIAFEVAPHTSGKSLHSFRIIPDRGTWLETQFDQNDLLYVYLDRRRRRRKFLITTLLRAMGYGSDYEILNFFYDIEELNVTEALAMDSVSRLVLVEDLVDAEKGAVLARAFEPLTKTIVRSIEAAGIDTVRVIDTTIDDGAIIRCLKKDPTRNEDEALKDIYKRLRPGEPPTTANARALLKRLFMDPKRYDLGRVGRYKINQKLTLTTDLDVRTINVEDIVAATKYLVKLKKGEGVVDDIDHLGSRRVRTVGELLMNQCRIGLARTERTVKERMTLYDQSVDSITPGKLINPKALSTVIRDFFARSQLSQFMDQINPLAEVTHKRRLSALGPGGLNRERAGFEVRDVHPSHYGRICPIETPEGPNIGLINSLSIYSRVNEFGFIEAPYRVVKGGEVSDEIVYLNADLEEGKTIAQANARVEGRHFVGRVTARRGDDFLEVDPSEVDLMDVSPKQVVSVAAGLIPFLEHDDANRALMGSNMQRQGVPLLQTEAPLVGTGIEGRVARDSKTVTIAEAPGIVASVDARRIVVTRDGTAPKLGKRPKSDPKNGIWVYELRKFLRSNAGTCFNQKPRVLSGQEVKEGDLLADGASTDKGDLAIGKNVLVAYMPWNGYNFEDAILISERLLADDVYTSIHIEEFEVTARDTKLGPEEITRDIPNVGEEALKNLSHDGVIRVGAEVKPGDILVGKITPKSETELAPEEKLLRAIFGEKAADVKDTSLLVPSGTYGIVMDVKVSSRVDGEPEKLSASDRRRQIKKINEEYRAQGDKLRESLTESLSNILLGEKIPLDVVNSESGEVIIPANRKITKTLLRRLAAVYKSIDIDPSPVRIKIMEIIESFKSKFDELDEEQQRKVDQVESGNDVESGTIKNVKVYVATKRKIQVGDKMAGRHGNKGVVAKIVPIEDMPYLEDGTSVDICLNPLGVPSRMNVGQVLECHLGFACKRLGIKIATPVFDGIPEAKIKDYLRQAKLPETGKSFLVDGRTGNRLDQAVVVGYTYMLKLNHLVADKIHARAVGPYSLITQQPLGGKAQYGGQRFGEMEVWALEAYGAAYTLQELLTVKSDDVQGRTKIYEQLVKGDNSLQAGTPQSFNVLMKEMQSLCLDVRLGNQDPLASAFGA; encoded by the coding sequence ATGTCCGACCGCATCAACTTCGGGAAACTGAAAGAGGTCATCTCTCCTCCGAACCTGATCCAGATTCAGGCCAACTCGTTCAAGGAGTTCCTGCAGGCAGAGCTGCCTGTGGCTCAACGCCAGCACGTCGGTTTGGAAGCCGTTTTACGGGAAGTCTTCCCGATTGAGAGCTACGACGGCCGTTGCAGCCTCGAGTACGTTTCTTACAACGTCACCCCGCCGAAGATGACGGAGATGGAAGCGATCCGCGAAGGCGTCAGCTTCTCGACTTCCCTCTACGTCAAGCTCCGCCTGCGCGAAGAAGAGGCGATCAAGGACGAAGAAATTTACATGGGCGAGCTGCCCATGATCACCGAGCGCGGCTCGTTCATCATCAACGGCGCCGAGCGCGTCATCGTCTCCCAGCTCCACCGCTCCCCTGGCATTGCCTTCGAAGTGGCACCGCACACCAGCGGCAAGAGCCTGCACAGCTTCCGCATCATCCCCGACCGCGGCACCTGGCTGGAGACGCAGTTCGACCAGAACGACCTGCTCTACGTCTACCTCGACCGCCGCCGTCGCCGCCGCAAGTTTCTCATCACTACGCTGTTGCGTGCGATGGGCTATGGCAGCGACTACGAGATCCTCAATTTCTTCTACGATATCGAGGAGCTGAATGTGACGGAAGCCTTGGCGATGGACAGCGTGTCCCGCCTCGTGCTGGTCGAAGACCTCGTCGACGCCGAGAAGGGCGCCGTGCTCGCCCGCGCGTTCGAGCCGCTGACCAAGACGATCGTCCGCAGCATCGAAGCCGCCGGCATCGACACTGTGCGCGTGATCGACACGACTATCGACGACGGCGCGATCATCCGCTGCCTCAAGAAGGACCCGACGCGTAACGAAGACGAGGCCCTCAAGGATATTTACAAGCGCCTGCGCCCCGGCGAACCGCCGACCACGGCCAATGCCCGTGCCCTGCTCAAGCGCCTCTTCATGGACCCGAAGCGCTACGACCTCGGGCGCGTGGGTCGCTACAAGATCAACCAGAAGCTGACGCTGACGACCGATCTGGACGTGCGCACGATCAATGTCGAAGACATCGTGGCCGCGACCAAGTACCTCGTGAAGCTGAAGAAGGGCGAGGGCGTCGTCGACGATATCGACCACCTCGGCAGCCGCCGCGTCCGCACGGTGGGTGAGCTTTTGATGAATCAGTGCCGGATCGGCCTGGCCCGGACGGAGCGCACCGTCAAGGAGCGCATGACCCTGTATGATCAATCCGTGGATTCGATCACCCCGGGCAAGCTGATCAACCCGAAGGCCCTGAGCACGGTGATCCGCGACTTCTTCGCACGCAGCCAGCTCAGCCAGTTCATGGACCAGATCAACCCGCTCGCGGAAGTGACGCACAAGCGCCGCCTCTCCGCCCTCGGGCCCGGTGGTTTGAACCGTGAGCGTGCGGGCTTCGAAGTGCGCGACGTGCACCCCTCGCACTATGGCCGTATCTGCCCGATTGAGACGCCGGAAGGTCCGAACATCGGTCTGATCAACAGCCTTTCCATTTACTCCCGCGTCAACGAGTTCGGCTTCATCGAAGCTCCGTATCGTGTGGTGAAGGGCGGCGAGGTTTCCGACGAAATCGTCTACCTCAATGCCGACCTCGAAGAAGGCAAGACCATCGCCCAGGCCAATGCCCGGGTCGAAGGCCGCCACTTCGTGGGCCGTGTGACCGCTCGCCGTGGTGACGACTTCCTCGAAGTCGATCCCTCCGAAGTCGACCTGATGGACGTTTCGCCCAAGCAGGTGGTTTCGGTCGCGGCCGGCCTGATCCCGTTCCTCGAGCACGACGACGCCAATCGCGCGTTGATGGGCTCGAACATGCAGCGCCAAGGTGTGCCGCTGCTCCAGACGGAAGCCCCGCTTGTCGGCACCGGGATCGAAGGCCGTGTGGCCCGCGACTCCAAGACGGTGACGATTGCGGAAGCCCCCGGCATCGTGGCCAGCGTCGACGCCCGCCGCATTGTGGTGACGCGCGATGGCACGGCCCCCAAGCTGGGCAAGCGCCCGAAGAGCGACCCGAAGAACGGCATCTGGGTTTACGAGCTGCGCAAGTTCCTCCGCTCCAACGCCGGCACCTGCTTCAACCAGAAGCCCCGCGTGCTCAGCGGCCAGGAAGTGAAGGAAGGCGACCTGCTCGCCGACGGCGCTTCGACCGACAAGGGCGACCTCGCGATCGGCAAGAACGTGCTCGTGGCCTACATGCCGTGGAATGGTTACAACTTCGAAGACGCGATCCTGATCTCCGAGCGCCTGCTCGCCGACGACGTCTACACCTCGATCCACATCGAGGAGTTTGAAGTGACCGCTCGCGACACCAAGCTCGGGCCGGAAGAAATCACGCGCGACATCCCGAACGTGGGTGAAGAAGCCCTCAAGAACCTCAGCCACGACGGCGTTATCCGCGTCGGTGCCGAGGTGAAGCCGGGTGACATCCTGGTCGGCAAGATCACGCCCAAGAGCGAGACCGAGCTGGCCCCGGAAGAGAAGCTGCTGCGCGCGATCTTCGGCGAAAAGGCTGCGGACGTGAAGGACACCTCGCTGCTCGTCCCCTCCGGTACCTACGGCATCGTGATGGACGTCAAGGTCTCCAGCCGCGTCGACGGCGAGCCCGAAAAGCTCTCCGCTTCCGACCGCCGCCGTCAGATCAAGAAGATCAACGAGGAATACCGTGCGCAGGGCGACAAGCTCCGCGAAAGCCTCACGGAAAGCCTTTCCAACATCCTTTTGGGTGAAAAGATTCCGCTCGACGTCGTGAACAGCGAGTCCGGCGAAGTCATCATCCCCGCCAACCGCAAGATCACGAAGACCTTGCTGCGCCGCCTCGCCGCCGTCTACAAGTCGATCGACATCGACCCGTCGCCGGTGCGCATCAAGATCATGGAGATCATCGAGAGCTTCAAGAGCAAGTTCGATGAGCTCGATGAGGAGCAGCAGCGCAAGGTCGACCAGGTTGAATCGGGCAACGACGTCGAATCCGGCACGATCAAGAACGTGAAGGTCTACGTCGCCACCAAGCGCAAGATCCAGGTGGGTGACAAGATGGCCGGTCGCCACGGTAACAAGGGCGTTGTGGCCAAGATCGTCCCGATCGAAGACATGCCCTACCTCGAAGATGGCACTTCGGTCGACATCTGCCTCAATCCGCTGGGCGTGCCTTCGCGGATGAACGTGGGCCAGGTGCTCGAGTGCCACTTGGGCTTTGCCTGTAAGCGCCTCGGCATCAAGATCGCCACCCCGGTGTTCGACGGTATCCCGGAAGCCAAGATCAAGGACTACCTGCGCCAGGCCAAGCTGCCTGAAACGGGTAAGAGCTTCCTGGTTGACGGTCGCACCGGTAACCGCCTCGACCAGGCGGTGGTCGTGGGCTACACCTACATGCTGAAGCTGAACCACCTTGTGGCGGACAAGATCCACGCCCGCGCGGTTGGCCCCTACAGCCTCATCACCCAGCAACCCCTCGGCGGTAAGGCCCAATACGGCGGCCAGCGCTTCGGGGAAATGGAAGTGTGGGCGCTCGAGGCCTATGGTGCCGCTTACACGCTGCAGGAACTGCTCACCGTCAAGTCCGACGACGTGCAGGGCCGTACCAAGATTTACGAGCAATTGGTCAAGGGCGACAACAGCCTCCAAGCCGGCACGCCGCAGTCCTTCAACGTGTTGATGAAGGAAATGCAGAGCCTGTGCCTCGACGTCCGCCTGGGTAACCAGGACCCGCTGGCCTCCGCTTTCGGAGCCTAA
- the rplL gene encoding 50S ribosomal protein L7/L12, with protein sequence MSDITSEQVVEWLSNLTILEATKLVKELEEKWGVSAAAPVAVAAAGAAAPAAAEEKEEQTEFDVILESAGDKKINVIKEVRAITGLGLKEAKDLVEGAPKPVKEGATKEDAEAIKKQLEAAGATVKIK encoded by the coding sequence ATGTCCGACATCACCTCCGAACAAGTCGTCGAATGGTTGAGCAACCTCACCATTCTTGAAGCCACCAAGCTCGTCAAGGAGCTCGAAGAAAAGTGGGGCGTTTCCGCCGCCGCTCCTGTCGCCGTCGCCGCCGCTGGTGCCGCCGCCCCGGCCGCTGCCGAGGAGAAGGAAGAACAAACCGAATTTGACGTGATCCTCGAGTCCGCTGGCGACAAGAAGATCAACGTCATTAAGGAAGTTCGTGCCATCACCGGCCTGGGCCTCAAGGAAGCCAAGGACCTGGTCGAAGGCGCTCCGAAGCCCGTCAAGGAAGGCGCGACCAAGGAAGACGCGGAAGCCATCAAGAAGCAGCTCGAAGCTGCCGGCGCTACCGTCAAAATCAAGTAA
- the rplJ gene encoding 50S ribosomal protein L10, with translation MQSEKQYLVEEVLSYLDRSDYLFLVDFTGLTVADTEELRKRLAAVDAEFHVVKNSIFRRAAGEREYPEMGEWLNGHTGLIFGGEKIPAVATAVEKFQKDSKKLVIKGAVLSKNLVSAADFSNLKDLPTIEGVRAQLLALINTPATSLVRLLNAPGQQFVTIIDARKRDLEEKGGAQA, from the coding sequence ATGCAATCTGAAAAGCAATACCTCGTCGAAGAGGTCCTCAGCTACCTGGATCGTTCGGACTACCTGTTTCTGGTCGACTTCACGGGCCTGACGGTTGCGGATACCGAAGAACTGCGCAAGCGCCTGGCTGCCGTCGATGCGGAATTCCACGTCGTCAAGAACAGCATTTTCCGCCGCGCCGCCGGCGAACGCGAATACCCCGAAATGGGCGAGTGGCTCAACGGCCACACCGGCCTCATCTTCGGTGGCGAGAAGATCCCCGCCGTCGCGACCGCCGTCGAAAAGTTCCAGAAGGATTCGAAGAAGCTCGTCATCAAGGGCGCCGTTCTGTCCAAGAACCTCGTCTCCGCTGCCGACTTCAGCAACCTGAAGGACCTGCCCACGATCGAAGGCGTCCGCGCCCAACTGCTCGCCCTCATCAACACCCCCGCCACCTCGCTGGTGCGCCTGCTCAACGCCCCCGGCCAGCAGTTCGTCACCATCATCGACGCCCGCAAGCGCGATCTCGAGGAAAAGGGTGGCGCCCAGGCCTAG
- the rplA gene encoding 50S ribosomal protein L1: MPAIAKRYAAATKQVDRLRTYQLDEALKTLASFPKAKFDETVELSCHLGVDPRQSNQMVRGVVNLPNGSGKKVRVIVFTEIPDVAKEAGADEAGLEDLLKRVEDGWTDFDVAIATPAAMKEVRRVARVLGPRGLMPNPKSGTVTDDTAAAVKAVKGGGRVEFKMDKTANIGVIVGKRSFTGEQLEENIKTVIDAIGKLRPDGLKGQRYIKSMTISGTMTPGVKLDQSLFASY; encoded by the coding sequence ATGCCCGCTATCGCAAAACGCTACGCCGCCGCCACCAAGCAAGTGGACCGGTTGCGCACCTATCAGTTGGACGAAGCCCTCAAGACGCTCGCCAGCTTCCCCAAAGCCAAGTTCGATGAAACGGTCGAGCTTTCCTGCCACCTCGGTGTCGACCCCCGCCAGTCCAATCAAATGGTCCGCGGCGTGGTCAACCTGCCCAACGGTTCCGGCAAGAAGGTCCGCGTGATCGTCTTTACCGAAATCCCCGACGTAGCCAAGGAAGCCGGCGCCGACGAAGCTGGCCTCGAAGACCTGCTCAAGCGCGTCGAAGACGGCTGGACGGATTTTGACGTCGCCATCGCCACCCCTGCTGCGATGAAGGAAGTTCGCCGCGTCGCCCGCGTGCTCGGCCCGCGTGGCTTGATGCCGAACCCCAAGAGCGGCACCGTGACCGATGACACCGCCGCAGCCGTGAAGGCTGTGAAGGGTGGGGGCCGCGTCGAGTTCAAGATGGACAAGACCGCCAACATCGGCGTCATCGTCGGCAAGCGCTCCTTTACCGGCGAGCAGCTCGAAGAAAACATCAAGACCGTGATCGACGCCATCGGCAAGCTGCGCCCGGACGGCCTCAAGGGCCAGCGCTACATCAAGTCGATGACCATCTCCGGCACCATGACCCCTGGCGTCAAGCTCGACCAGAGCCTCTTCGCCTCCTACTAA
- the rplK gene encoding 50S ribosomal protein L11 yields MAKKVTGLIKLQLPAGAANPAPPVGPALGAAGVNIMGFCKEFNARTKDQAGMILPVVITVYQDRSFTFILKSPPAAVLLKKKAGIASGSGVPNKTKVGTVTRAQIKEICEIKKEDLSAKSPEAAQRIIEGTARSMGIEVVD; encoded by the coding sequence ATGGCCAAGAAAGTCACCGGTCTCATCAAGTTGCAACTGCCCGCCGGCGCTGCCAATCCGGCTCCGCCCGTCGGTCCGGCTCTGGGTGCCGCCGGCGTGAACATCATGGGCTTCTGTAAGGAGTTCAACGCCCGCACGAAGGATCAAGCGGGCATGATCCTGCCGGTGGTCATCACCGTCTATCAGGACCGCTCCTTCACCTTCATCCTCAAGAGCCCGCCCGCGGCCGTCCTCCTCAAGAAGAAGGCCGGTATCGCCAGCGGCTCCGGCGTGCCCAACAAGACCAAGGTTGGTACTGTCACGCGCGCCCAGATCAAGGAGATCTGCGAGATCAAGAAGGAAGACCTCAGCGCCAAGAGCCCTGAAGCCGCCCAGCGCATCATCGAAGGCACCGCCCGCTCGATGGGCATCGAAGTTGTCGACTAA